In Plasmodium vivax chromosome 14, whole genome shotgun sequence, the genomic window ATTACTACCAACATGATGGGGAAGGGGAACATCCTAGGAGAGCGAACAATCAGGGCAATCTGGACGAGGGTCTCCATGGTGATGCTCACTATAACCAAAAGGATGACCTTAATAAGTACGCAGCTGGTCGAGGCGAAAACGGATACAAGCGAGCCAAGTACGAGGAAGATAGACGGGCCCTGCTGAAGAAGCGACTagtgaaaaggagaaacaagGGGAAGGACAGGAAGCACTGCATCGTCATCGACGATGACGATTAtgcagaggaggaggaggaggaagaagaagatgaagacgATGATGAAGGTGATGAAGCAGATAACGATGATGAGGCAGATAACGATGATGAGGCAGATAACGAAGGCGATGATGACGAAGGCCATAACGGTGAAGGCCATAACGATGACGAAGGCGATGACGACTccgatgatgatgaagaatACGCAGGGGGGCCCAATGGCACCATCCGAGGCGGGGCTGATAATCGCCCTGGAGACAGTCGTACCCGCCTGGAGACCCGCCATGAGGACGATCGAGACGCGGACTATAACTACTATGATGAGTATGAAGATGAAGACACCGAGGAAGATGACGACTCGGATGTTGATTACGAATACGACGAGGAATACTCCAGTGTGAGCGATGAACGGTCTCATAAACGAAGCAAAaggagttgcaaaaaaacaggagcaaaaaaaaaaaaaaagttatcgCCATCTCCATCGGATAGCAAAatgaatgataaaatatCCGCTTCGCTAGTCAGAGTCATCAAGTGCAGTAACGACCAAGACTACAGTAGCAACTCGGATAATAACGAATGCTACAGTAAAATAGGCAAAATGCTCTCGCAGACAAACAAAGATGCAGATGAACATGATTGTGTAAAGGTAGAAAAGAGAGAAATAGAAGACGgtaagaggaagaaaaacaaatactGGGTTAACAATAAAAGCGACCTCGGAAATGGCTACTATAGTAGTAACCCCTACAGGAGGAACATCGATAAAATGGCTACCCGGCTGTATGACAATTCCTGTGCCAATAATGCCCCCTATAGCAacgcaaatgggaaaactTCCAGCGAACTGAATAAGCCCTACGGAATTCAAAACAATTCCAAGGCAAATGCCAGCCGTTTGTACTCTACCTATGGAGTAGACGAGGCGAATGCGTACCTTGACAGGGCTAGAGAGAGGGAACACTACGAACAGAGGAAAAGTTACATCAAAACGCACAGAGATAACACCCtcttgaaaatgaaaaagaagaaaaaaaaaaaagaaaaattagcctacaaaaatttaaaaaacaaaaaatcgCTACACAAAACATTCATggttaaatataaaaagaagaagatgctTCACAAAATAAGAATCTACATCACTAGATATAAAATTCTGAGCAAGACAAAGATCAGGCAGAAGTTCCCCAGCGTCTCCAACTACGACATTGATAAAGTTTTGCATAAGCTGGTCAATGAAAACATCATTCGCAGGAACGGATACAAGTTTTATAAGTTCGTTGAGGATAAGAGCGATGGGAAGGAGGGCTTGGAGAAGAAGCTCGACGGGGAGCCAGGCCCCGCGCAGATGGAGCAGCGGGGCGGGCACCCAGTGGGGTACCGCACCGAGGAGGACGCGGTGCAGATGGGGCAGATGGGGCAGATGGGGCAGATGAAACAGATGGAGCAAATGGAACAGACGGAGCAAATGGAACAGACGGAGCAAATGGAACAGACGGAGCAAATGGAACAGACGGAGCACCCGAACCAAACGCTCAAAGAGCAAAGCCGCAAAGAGGATGACTCGGCTGTATACCCAGTTGACCACTTGGTTGACCACCCCGCCGATGACCCACCTGACGACCGTCCCGCCGTGAAGCAGCCAAACGCAGAGGCCAATTTCATCGACATATCCAAAGAGGATAGCGTGAAAAATTCAGAGACCGAAAACAGTTATGAAAATAGCCTGCTGAACAACATTTCTGAACCCCTAGAAAGTCAGGAGGTCATCGAGCAGATAGACAGAGAGGACGAAACCAACATGAATCAAATTAATGAGGACATCCAAAAGCTCTACAACGATGTGTATAACTTATGTGTTAAGACGAAATATGTTAATAAAGAAATTGTTACAAAGGGACTTAACATTTATCCTTTGCTCGCCAAGCCGTTAATAGATAGACTTCTACGAGAgggagttttaaaaaaaaaggtcgtGAAAAATAAGGGCTACGAAAGTAACATCTTTGTTCCCATTGAAAGTGCCTATATTGTTAATAACAGGGTGGACGAAGAGGGAGTCAAGGTCGATGCCCCTGCGGGGAATTTCGCCCTTGTGAAGAATCTCTCgggcgaggaaaaaaattgaagttaCGGCGATCACATGAAACGCCGCGCAGCTCGCCGCGCTGCCCGCCGCGCGAAATGgagcgacaaaaaaaaactcgccCGTTCCGCTTCCCCTACCGAAaggtatataatttttttttttttttttttcatgttaattttttttctgttatgCAAATCAACTTTACCTTCgcgtttaataaaaatgaggggAATACACAAATTGGGCTTCGAATTCATCGCTCAAATGGAACGCACATTGTTGGCGCcactttttttgtgcattttggCACGCGCACGGCTCTCCAAAGTGGCAGCTTTTATGAGGAAAAGCAACTCTTCTCACCGTAAAACGGCAAAATGAAACGACGCGCCAAAGGGTGGTATAAAGGGACGACGTCCTAAATAACAAAGttacgggaaaaaaattcacagggcaaatttttttttggaaaaaataaataaaatcgaATTGCAcgtattttttccacttaGTTAAAAATTGCATGTTACGCGGCTAGCCAGGCCCTCACGAGTGCCCACGAAATGGTTTTACTTCGCAACGCGGCGTTAAAAggcatacacaaaaaaaagaagcgcaagCGGGCACGTACACAGGCAcacatacatgcgtacatgcatgaatacatacatatatatatgcatacatgcacacacatatattcatatgtatatatacacctGCGGGTGTACGCTTGCGCGCCAGGGGGCGGTGGCCGGGTTGGCCCTAAAAGCGACCCCGCTGGTTCCCAAACTTACGACCGCTGTTAGGCCTGTTCTTGAAATTATTTCTATCATTCCTAAAGTTCCCACTGTTCCGTTTAAACTGATTATTGTCGTTCCTCCCACCtctatcatttttatgatttccccggaaagtaaaattattcggcttcttcacattgggggtcatattattttgcttcttctccctattcgatcttttcttcttctttggCTGATGcgtaattttcttttcttgcGGCAAAAATCTACTCAGTGGGAGCGTCTGTGATTGGtcaataaaaaatttcgtaTCAGTCGAAAACGACTTTGCATGTATCCCttcttttaatttaacagaaaaataaaattcgtTAATGGGCCCAAGGATTTCATCCACTTTTCctatttcttctttattttccaGAAATATCCTACCGTTAAAATAGGGAACTAAATTTTccaacttattttttatcaccaAGTCGTTTTCGCAATGTTTGTAGAATGTGCCCcccaaaattattttgtcaAATTTCATTTCGCTTTCTTGGCCTCGGTTGAAGCTTCCCTTTCTGTTCTTTTTGAAGaaccccattttgcttcaaTGGAGGGGGTAGGTGGGACGGTAGAAAGGGAGCGGTCGAAATGGAGCGGTAAACCGGGAGCGCTTAACGATCAGAAGGTACCTTCCCGTGCAGATGTACACACACTTACGTAGGTGTATATAACCCTCCGCCGTTTTACCAACCTGCCGTTTTGtcgttcccctttttttgctttccccgtaatttttttcttcacttttttggcTTCTCCCTTGCAAATCGCTTACAGATTGGGGGCGGTCAGGAATACTCCCCTTTCTATGGCGAACTCTCTTGAAAGTAAGTACAACCCCCTTTTATGCTCACATACGGGGGCTCCCCTCGATGCGATACGGCTATATCTGTACGACCACGGGGGGTAAATCGGTCAAATAAACATACAACCACAAAAAGAGa contains:
- a CDS encoding hypothetical protein, conserved (encoded by transcript PVX_122300A), yielding MISRMSVRTHTQSETLTKQDSVNMLKNIIKLGISLVTYLRNLFEESAYEEVHIQELKLKRLLPINREAHMIINWLEKGVFDAIEKEYLRILILDINDIYDNSIECYKFSFSYNSVRGGKIGITLETSQNNPNNVCTDSQMEEKKKNFNLNRLKDIKDRLLNRKKRKNETALCFKKDAKQKTYELLRSLVLLTQTLNPLPERTYLSMKLLYYDEIVPYNYQPPYFRNPDNKDLLKFVNLPNEDYVGKVDTGHHYLSIVVNSTCASNEQQVGSYNCSEMQNHDLSNANRRPYGKMANGDYYQHDGEGEHPRRANNQGNLDEGLHGDAHYNQKDDLNKYAAGRGENGYKRAKYEEDRRALLKKRLVKRRNKGKDRKHCIVIDDDDYAEEEEEEEEDEDDDEGDEADNDDEADNDDEADNEGDDDEGHNGEGHNDDEGDDDSDDDEEYAGGPNGTIRGGADNRPGDSRTRLETRHEDDRDADYNYYDEYEDEDTEEDDDSDVDYEYDEEYSSVSDERSHKRSKRSCKKTGAKKKKKLSPSPSDSKMNDKISASLVRVIKCSNDQDYSSNSDNNECYSKIGKMLSQTNKDADEHDCVKVEKREIEDGKRKKNKYWVNNKSDLGNGYYSSNPYRRNIDKMATRLYDNSCANNAPYSNANGKTSSELNKPYGIQNNSKANASRLYSTYGVDEANAYLDRAREREHYEQRKSYIKTHRDNTLLKMKKKKKKKEKLAYKNLKNKKSLHKTFMVKYKKKKMLHKIRIYITRYKILSKTKIRQKFPSVSNYDIDKVLHKLVNENIIRRNGYKFYKFVEDKSDGKEGLEKKLDGEPGPAQMEQRGGHPVGYRTEEDAVQMGQMGQMGQMKQMEQMEQTEQMEQTEQMEQTEQMEQTEHPNQTLKEQSRKEDDSAVYPVDHLVDHPADDPPDDRPAVKQPNAEANFIDISKEDSVKNSETENSYENSLLNNISEPLESQEVIEQIDREDETNMNQINEDIQKLYNDVYNLCVKTKYVNKEIVTKGLNIYPLLAKPLIDRLLREGVLKKKVVKNKGYESNIFVPIESAYIVNNRVDEEGVKVDAPAGNFALVKNLSGEEKN
- a CDS encoding snoRNP protein GAR1, putative (encoded by transcript PVX_122305A) → MGFFKKNRKGSFNRGQESEMKFDKIILGGTFYKHCENDLVIKNKLENLVPYFNGRIFLENKEEIGKVDEILGPINEFYFSVKLKEGIHAKSFSTDTKFFIDQSQTLPLSRFLPQEKKITHQPKKKKRSNREKKQNNMTPNVKKPNNFTFRGNHKNDRGGRNDNNQFKRNSGNFRNDRNNFKNRPNSGRKFGNQRGRF